The Verrucomicrobiota bacterium nucleotide sequence GTTGCGGTATCGAAATCCCCGTATCGGTCGTAGTCCGTCTGCTAGGGGATTGTCCGAATGTGGTGGCGATCAAGGAGGCTGGAGGTAATGTCGAGCGGGTCCATCAGCTACGTGCTGCCCTTCCGCCTAGCTTCCAGATCCTCTCCGGTGACGACGCCCTAACATTTCCTTTTATGGCCGCCGGAGGGGTCGGTGTAATCAGTGTTGCCTCCAATATTATTCCCGCTGAGGTAACGGAGCTTGTTCAGAACTTCCTGAAGGGAGATCTGGCTAAGTCAGAGGAAATTCATACCCTCTACGCACCACTCTTCCGCGATCTCTTCATCGAACCCAATCCCGTACCTATCAAGACAGCACTAGCCGTCATGGGAATTTGCGCAGATGATGTCCGCCTTCCTCTTTGTGAGATGACTGCCGTCAATAAAGGGATTCTCTTGAAGACCCTTGAAGAGGGCAAGATTATCTAATTGCAACACTATACTATGAATAGACTTAAAGTTGTTATTTACGGATCTAAAGGAAGAATGGGGCAGGCCCTTATTGCCGCTGCCAAGGATATCCCTGCTCTGGAACTGGTGGGTACGATAGATACCGGAGAGTCCTTGGAAGCGATCGCTGGTTGTGATGCCCTCATTGATTTCACCCATGCCGATGCAACACTACCAGCTCTCAAGAAATGCGTTGAATTAGGCAAGATTATTGTCATTGGAACAACGGGACATTCTAATGATGTTCGTCAGGCGATCACTGAGGCCTCGGCAAAGATCCCTGTCATCTTCTCGCCGAATTATAGCGTCGGAGTGAATACCCTCTTCTGGCTAACCAAGAAGGCTGCCGAGATTCTCGGGCCCGATTACGACGCCGAGGTGATCGAAGTTCACCATCGCCTCAAGAAAGATGCTCCCAGCGGCACCGCCCGACGCCTAGTTGAAGTGCTGGATGAAGCCTATAACCTTGATTACGAAAAGGATACCCGTCACGGACGTTCCGGTATGACAGGCGAGCGTACCCAGAACGAAATCGGCGTACATGCAGTGCGAGGCGGCGATGTCGTTGGTGACCATACAGTCCTACTGGCAGCTCCTGGTGATCGCTTGGAGTTGATTCACCGGGCCTCTAGTCGAGAGACCTTTGCCCGAGGAGCTCTCCGCGCTGCCCTATGGGCCCGTGATACCAAGCAAAACCAGTCAGGCCTGTACGATATGCAGGATGTGCTCGGTTTACGCTGATCTTTCACGCTTCCAGGAGACCAGATTATGCGCGCCGGCATCGCCCTCGGCTCCAATCTGGGCGATAGAAATGCCATATTAAAAGAAGCAATCAGTCATCTCCGGAGTCTTCATGAGAAGGGTGAGTTCCTTGTCTCCAAGCTGCATGAGACCGAGCCGATCGACTGCCCTCCCGGATCGCCCCTCTTTCTGAATGCCGTGGTGGAGCTTGAGACATCCCTCGATCCGTTGATTCTTCTCCGGCGCCTACAGTCTCTCGAGATGGCATCCGGTCGGCCTGAATATCGAGGGATTAATGAACCTCGCACCCTTGATCTGGATATCCTGTATTGTGACGGATTGTCTCTGCGTCTCTCGGAGTTGGAGTTGCCTCATCCTCGAATTCCTGAGCGCGCCTTTGTTCTGACTCCCTTGGCTGAGATTCGGCCAGATCTTCAGCTTCCCGGATGGTCTCATACTTGCCTAGAATACTTATTAAATATTAGTAATAAATAGTCTTATATCATTAACCATCAATGCATAATGAATATAAAGGATAATTTAATTGCATCCAAGGCCCTGGGTCATCGCCAGGCATGGTTGACAGCTTACGACTACCCCTCGGCACGTCTTCTGGACGAGTCCGGAATCGATCTGATCCTGGTGGGAGATTCTCTGGGCATGGTTGTTTTAGGTCAAAAA carries:
- the folK gene encoding 2-amino-4-hydroxy-6-hydroxymethyldihydropteridine diphosphokinase, producing the protein MRAGIALGSNLGDRNAILKEAISHLRSLHEKGEFLVSKLHETEPIDCPPGSPLFLNAVVELETSLDPLILLRRLQSLEMASGRPEYRGINEPRTLDLDILYCDGLSLRLSELELPHPRIPERAFVLTPLAEIRPDLQLPGWSHTCLEYLLNISNK
- the dapB gene encoding 4-hydroxy-tetrahydrodipicolinate reductase, producing the protein MNRLKVVIYGSKGRMGQALIAAAKDIPALELVGTIDTGESLEAIAGCDALIDFTHADATLPALKKCVELGKIIVIGTTGHSNDVRQAITEASAKIPVIFSPNYSVGVNTLFWLTKKAAEILGPDYDAEVIEVHHRLKKDAPSGTARRLVEVLDEAYNLDYEKDTRHGRSGMTGERTQNEIGVHAVRGGDVVGDHTVLLAAPGDRLELIHRASSRETFARGALRAALWARDTKQNQSGLYDMQDVLGLR
- the dapA gene encoding 4-hydroxy-tetrahydrodipicolinate synthase, which encodes MSKISFAGAHTALVTPFKDGTLDEVALTALIETQIQGGISGIVPVGTTGESPTLSHEEHRRVIEIAVKAADKRVLVIAGTGSNATSEAVELTIEAEKLGADAVLLVAPYYNKPSPEGLYRHFKKVADSVSIPIVLYSIPGRCGIEIPVSVVVRLLGDCPNVVAIKEAGGNVERVHQLRAALPPSFQILSGDDALTFPFMAAGGVGVISVASNIIPAEVTELVQNFLKGDLAKSEEIHTLYAPLFRDLFIEPNPVPIKTALAVMGICADDVRLPLCEMTAVNKGILLKTLEEGKII